The following are encoded together in the Pseudomonas sediminis genome:
- a CDS encoding sensor domain-containing diguanylate cyclase has protein sequence MLSAELPHNEIQRQQALERQDLLDTPADPYLDTLTRITRELFAVKTVLISLIDNGRQWFMSRQGLELAETPRYISFCAHAILQDDALVVEDTHLDFRFADNPVVLQSPFIRFYAGQPLHDENGQTLGTLCLIDPQPRGLDTRERRQLRDMAQLVEGYLRLRHSSRQAEQLRAALSRAQRKAMLDALTQLWNRAGLLHFLPQQQAAAERAGLRLGLLFCDLDHFKQVNDHHGHAAGDQVLWQSARRLSAVVRPQDVVARNGGEEFVILALVHDSTELLQIAERIRLAIAEPAMELDGAQLSQTASLGCALLAPGETAADGLKRADQALYRAKRGGRNRCEFAATDQ, from the coding sequence ATGCTCAGCGCTGAGCTGCCGCACAACGAAATACAACGTCAACAGGCCCTGGAGCGCCAGGACCTGCTCGACACCCCGGCCGATCCCTACCTGGACACGCTGACCCGTATCACCCGTGAGCTGTTCGCGGTGAAGACGGTGCTGATCAGCCTGATCGACAACGGCCGGCAGTGGTTCATGAGCCGCCAAGGCCTGGAACTCGCCGAGACCCCAAGGTACATTTCCTTCTGCGCCCACGCCATCCTGCAAGACGACGCCCTGGTGGTCGAGGACACCCACCTGGACTTTCGCTTCGCCGACAATCCGGTGGTGCTGCAATCGCCCTTTATCCGCTTCTACGCCGGCCAGCCACTGCATGACGAAAACGGCCAGACCCTCGGCACCCTGTGCCTGATCGACCCACAGCCGCGCGGCTTAGATACCCGCGAGCGGCGCCAGCTGCGCGACATGGCACAACTGGTGGAGGGCTATCTGCGCCTGCGCCACAGCTCGCGCCAGGCCGAACAGCTGCGCGCAGCACTGAGTCGCGCGCAGCGCAAGGCCATGCTCGACGCGCTGACCCAGCTGTGGAATCGCGCCGGCCTGCTGCACTTTCTGCCCCAGCAGCAGGCCGCGGCCGAACGCGCCGGCCTGCGCCTGGGCCTGCTGTTCTGCGACCTCGACCACTTCAAGCAGGTCAACGACCACCATGGCCACGCCGCCGGCGATCAGGTGCTATGGCAGAGCGCGCGACGCCTGAGCGCGGTGGTGCGCCCGCAGGACGTGGTCGCCCGCAACGGCGGCGAAGAGTTCGTGATTCTCGCCCTGGTGCACGACAGCACCGAACTGCTGCAGATCGCCGAACGCATTCGCCTGGCCATCGCCGAACCGGCCATGGAGCTGGACGGCGCCCAGTTGAGCCAGACCGCCAGCCTCGGCTGCGCCCTGCTGGCGCCCGGCGAAACCGCCGCCGACGGCCTGAAACGGGCCGACCAGGCGCTGTACCGGGCCAAGCGCGGCGGTCGCAATCGCTGCGAATTCGCCGCAACCGATCAATAA
- a CDS encoding MATE family efflux transporter, which translates to MHALFEAWRHAPTQRKVWALAAPMILSNLSVPMVALVDTAVVGHLPHAHQLAAVAVGGSLYTLLTWAMGFLRMGSTGFAAQAAGREDGSALRQVLVQGLGLGVFMALLLGLLALPLSGAALSLMQPSAELDQLARQYFQIRLFGLPASLATYALIGWLLGTQSARGPLAILMTANLINVALDLLFVLGLEWGVAGAAWASVIAEWSGALLGLWLARSALARYPGRLDSSALKRWSNWHPLLAVNRDIFIRTLALQLVFFLITVKGTRLGDATVAANALLLNGLTLTAYALDGLAHAVEALCGHALGARDRDALRRSLLVAGTWSLLASAGFALFFLLGGHWFVGMLTNIAEVRELALNFLPYLALLPLLAVWSYLLDGLFIGATRAREMRDAMLIALALTLPLGWWLQSLGNHGLWLAFLAFMGLRSIILGGYAWHLSRRDQWFPPLPAGETAHAQR; encoded by the coding sequence ATGCACGCCCTGTTCGAAGCCTGGCGCCACGCGCCGACCCAGAGAAAGGTCTGGGCCCTGGCCGCCCCGATGATTCTCTCCAACCTGTCAGTGCCCATGGTGGCGCTGGTCGATACCGCCGTGGTCGGCCACTTGCCGCATGCCCACCAGTTGGCGGCCGTAGCGGTAGGCGGCAGCCTCTATACCCTCCTGACCTGGGCGATGGGTTTTCTGCGCATGGGCAGTACCGGCTTCGCGGCCCAGGCCGCAGGTCGCGAGGACGGCAGCGCCCTGCGCCAGGTGCTGGTGCAGGGGCTCGGGCTGGGCGTGTTCATGGCCTTGCTGCTGGGCCTGCTGGCACTGCCGTTGAGCGGTGCGGCGCTGAGCCTGATGCAACCCTCCGCCGAGCTGGATCAGTTGGCGCGCCAGTACTTTCAGATTCGCCTGTTCGGCCTGCCCGCGAGCCTGGCGACCTATGCCCTGATCGGCTGGCTGCTGGGCACGCAGAGCGCGCGAGGCCCGCTGGCCATTCTGATGACTGCCAACCTGATCAACGTGGCGCTCGACCTGCTATTCGTGCTCGGTCTCGAATGGGGCGTGGCCGGTGCGGCCTGGGCCTCGGTGATCGCCGAATGGAGCGGCGCCCTGCTCGGCCTGTGGCTGGCCCGCAGCGCGCTGGCACGCTATCCCGGCCGCCTCGACAGCAGCGCGCTGAAACGCTGGAGCAACTGGCACCCATTGCTGGCAGTCAACCGCGATATCTTCATCCGCACCCTGGCGCTGCAACTGGTGTTCTTTCTGATCACCGTGAAAGGCACGCGCCTGGGCGATGCCACGGTGGCGGCCAACGCACTGCTGCTCAATGGTCTGACCCTGACCGCTTACGCCCTGGACGGCCTCGCGCATGCCGTCGAAGCCCTGTGCGGCCATGCCCTTGGTGCGCGAGATCGCGATGCGCTACGTCGCTCGCTATTGGTGGCCGGCACTTGGTCACTGCTGGCCAGCGCCGGCTTTGCGCTGTTCTTCCTACTCGGCGGGCACTGGTTCGTCGGCATGCTCACAAACATTGCCGAGGTCCGCGAACTGGCTCTGAACTTCCTGCCTTATCTGGCGTTGCTGCCTTTGCTGGCGGTTTGGAGCTATTTGCTTGATGGCCTGTTCATCGGCGCCACCCGCGCCCGGGAAATGCGCGACGCCATGCTCATCGCCCTGGCGTTGACGCTGCCGCTGGGCTGGTGGCTGCAAAGTCTGGGCAACCACGGGCTGTGGTTGGCATTTCTGGCCTTCATGGGGCTGCGCAGCATCATACTGGGTGGCTATGCTTGGCACTTGAGTCGCCGCGACCAATGGTTCCCCCCACTGCCAGCAGGAGAGACCGCCCATGCTCAGCGCTGA